Proteins from a single region of Sporosarcina sp. P33:
- a CDS encoding NAD(P)/FAD-dependent oxidoreductase, with amino-acid sequence MKQNELLDVTIIGGGPAGLYAAFYSGLREMKAKIIEYQPQLGGKIHVYPEKMIWDIGGITPAPGAQIIEQLVTQGLTFNPEVVLNEKIVKIEKTSDNYFALHGTAGTVHYSKTVILATGTGILNPQKIEVEGAERFEVTNLNYTVKSLGRFKDKTVLISGGGNAAIDWANELQPIAKKVYLTYRKDQLNGHEAQVRQLLESGVVCHFNTNIVRFIASDDHTAIEKVELQHNKGGTAAMIAVDEVIINHGYERDTSLIGNQQLGMELTEHQQIAGSCTSATSVEGLYAAGDVLSHDGKLHLIAGAFQDAANAVNCAKTYIDPEANQNGMVSSHNELFKERNRELVKQLI; translated from the coding sequence ATGAAGCAAAATGAGCTACTGGATGTAACGATTATTGGCGGCGGACCTGCGGGGTTATATGCTGCATTTTATAGTGGATTGCGTGAAATGAAGGCAAAAATTATTGAATATCAGCCGCAGCTTGGCGGAAAGATTCATGTCTACCCAGAAAAAATGATATGGGACATAGGCGGCATTACACCGGCACCTGGAGCACAGATCATTGAACAGCTTGTGACGCAAGGACTCACATTTAATCCGGAGGTTGTGCTCAATGAAAAAATCGTAAAGATCGAAAAGACTTCGGACAATTATTTTGCCTTGCACGGCACTGCTGGAACGGTTCACTACAGCAAGACAGTCATTTTGGCTACAGGGACCGGCATATTAAATCCTCAGAAGATTGAAGTGGAAGGTGCAGAACGCTTTGAAGTGACAAATTTGAACTATACGGTAAAGTCATTGGGGAGATTTAAAGACAAGACTGTTCTAATTTCTGGCGGCGGCAACGCAGCAATCGACTGGGCGAATGAACTGCAGCCTATTGCAAAGAAAGTGTATCTTACCTATCGTAAAGACCAATTGAACGGTCACGAAGCGCAAGTTCGGCAATTGCTTGAGAGCGGTGTCGTCTGTCATTTCAATACGAATATTGTCCGGTTTATCGCATCTGACGATCACACGGCAATAGAAAAAGTGGAATTGCAGCACAACAAGGGTGGCACAGCAGCAATGATTGCTGTGGATGAAGTAATCATTAATCACGGATATGAGCGAGATACTTCGCTGATTGGCAATCAGCAGCTCGGCATGGAACTGACAGAGCATCAGCAAATTGCGGGATCCTGCACAAGTGCTACATCCGTAGAAGGTTTATATGCGGCGGGAGATGTACTGAGTCATGATGGCAAGCTGCATTTAATCGCGGGAGCTTTCCAAGATGCTGCAAATGCTGTGAACTGCGCCAAGACTTATATTGATCCGGAAGCGAATCAAAACGGTATGGTTTCATCCCATAATGAGCTGTTCAAAGAACGAAACCGTGAATTAGTGAAACAGCTGATATAA